A genomic segment from Juglans regia cultivar Chandler chromosome 14, Walnut 2.0, whole genome shotgun sequence encodes:
- the LOC109003561 gene encoding uncharacterized protein LOC109003561 has product MGGAQLSSRVRRSSVLEVVFCLWGLISLSYAARLNVSRQKLEVQKHLNRLNKPAVKSIKSPDGDTIDCVDISHQPAFDHPFLKDHKIQTRPNYHPEGLFDENKVSAKPKGRSNPINQLWHQNGRCPEGTIPIRRTKEDDVLRASSVKRYGRKRHRTAPQPRSAQPDLINQSGHQHAIAYVEGDKYYGAKATINVWEPKIQQPNEFSLSQLWILGGSFGEDLNSIEAGWQVSPDLYGDNNTRLFTYWTSDAYQATGCYNLLCSGFIQINSEIAMGASISPVSGYRNSQYDISILVWKDPREGHWWMQFGNDYVLGYWPSFLFSYLADSASMIEWGGEVVNSEDGGQHTSTQMGSGHFPEEGFGKSSYFRNIQVVDSSNNLKAPRGIGTFTEQSNCYDVQTGSNGDWGHYFYYGGPGRNPNCA; this is encoded by the exons ATGGGTGGTGCGCAGCTTAGTAGTAGAGTGAGGAGAAGTAGTGTCTTGGAGGTGGTTTTCTGCTTGTGGGGGCTGATCTCCCTATCTTACGCCGCTAGGTTGAATGTCTCCAGGCAGAAACTTGAGGTCCAGAAGCACTTGAACCGCTTGAACAAGCCCGCCGTGAAAAGCATTAAG AGTCCAGATGGAGACACGATAGACTGTGTTGATATTTCTCACCAGCCAGCTTTTGATCACCCTTTCCTTAAAGACCACAAAATTCAG ACGAGGCCTAATTACCACCCAGAAGGACTCTTTGACGAGAACAAGGTTTCTGCAAAACCCAAAGGGAGATCGAACCCAATCAACCAGCTGTGGCACCAAAATGGTAGGTGTCCTGAAGGCACCATACCCATAAGGAGAACAAAGGAGGATGACGTTCTGAGAGCCAGCTCTGTCAAAAGATACGGAAGGAAGAGGCACAGAACCGCCCCTCAGCCAAGGTCAGCTCAGCCTGATCTCATCAATCAGAGTGGTCATCAG CATGCAATAGCCTATGTTGAAGGAGATAAGTACTATGGAGCAAAAGCAACCATTAATGTGTGGGAACCCAAAATACAGCAGCCTAACGAGTTCAGCTTGTCTCAGCTTTGGATATTAGGAGGTTCTTTCGGTGAAGATCTCAACAGCATTGAAGCTGGTTGGCAG GTTAGCCCTGACCTATATGGTGACAATAACACAAGGCTCTTCACCTACTGGACT AGTGATGCATACCAAGCCACGGGTTGCTACAACCTCCTCTGCTCAGGCTTTATTCAAATCAACAGTGAAATAGCAATGGGCGCAAGCATCTCTCCAGTCTCTGGCTATCGTAATTCCCAGTACGATATCAGTATACTTGTCTGGAAG GATCCGCGAGAAGGGCATTGGTGGATGCAGTTTGGAAATGACTATGTATTGGGTTACTGGCCTTCATTCCTATTCTCATACTTGGCTGACAGTGCTTCCATGATTGAGTGGGGTGGTGAAGTGGTGAACTCAGAGGATGGCGGTCAGCACACCTCAACTCAAATGGGCAGTGGTCATTTCCCTGAGGAGGGGTTTGGAAAGTCAAGTTATTTTAGGAATATCCAAGTTGTTGATAGCTCCAACAACCTCAAGGCTCCCAGAGGGATTGGCACCTTCACAGAGCAATCTAACTGTTATGATGTCCAAACTGGGAGCAATGGGGATTGGGGCCATTACTTCTACTATGGAGGCCCCGGTAGAAATCCAAACTGCGCATGA
- the LOC109003567 gene encoding uncharacterized protein LOC109003567 — translation MVFNSLLVLSVAHVSVDAWQCIACMPERLSSQQLLDLLCCFPLQQLGSLALCLWTFLCLPLPNTFYPYYSSSEDDDSDDSSSTVDYNHYYYHTHSD, via the coding sequence ATGGTGTTCAATAGCTTGCTAGTGCTCTCAGTGGCGCACGTCTCCGTGGACGCATGGCAATGCATAGCATGCATGCCAGAGCGGTTGAGCAGCCAGCAGCTCTTGGATCTCCTCTGTTGCTTCCCACTGCAGCAACTGGGTAGCCTAGCTCTCTGCCTCTGGACGTTCCTCTGCCTCCCTCTTCCCAATACATTCTACCCCTATTACTCCTCTTCTGAAGACGATGACTCCGATGACTCTTCCTCCACCGTCGATTACAACCACTATTATTACCACACCCATTCCGATTGA